The Vanacampus margaritifer isolate UIUO_Vmar chromosome 15, RoL_Vmar_1.0, whole genome shotgun sequence genome contains the following window.
GTTTAACGCTCAAGACTTTaagaataatgttaaaaaaaaacactaatttaataaaaataataatacaactcAGTTGTCACAACTGGATAGTCACAAAAGGGAATGTGTggaaatataattatttatcaGAGAATATGCAATTCCCAAATTAATGGAAAAAGTCATAGATCCTACTATCTGTCCccattttattgatattttgcaAGTACAGTCAGCAAGTGAGAGACGATGACATCAGTTAGGAAAAGTGAAGTCCAATTCGTGTGCGGTCCTTTCCTATGTTTGGAAGGAAGCAACTTTTCATTTCTCATTGACACGATTACGTAATCCAACAAAGCTTAAGGAAAGGTGGCATAAAGTAGAGGAAATGTGACTTTCTAAAGAGACCCTTTTGAGTGTGGaaagagaaaagaagaagattgtcTCCGGTCCTGAGGTGATGAAGGGCATTGGCCTCCTAACCTCATCAACCTAAATCTTTGAGTCTGCCTGATGTCATTGTCAGAAGGGTTGCTCGGCCTTGGTGCTCAATTAATTTTATCGTTTAAGTCGCTTTGTgcgaattaaaaacaaaaaacaaatcacaattgttttaaattcacTAGGTGACAGCTTGTCCCACTACAGTAATCACAAAATTCTCCCCTTGATTTtttctgaataaataaatatccaagTGAGGTGAGTTGAGGAGGAGGCCTCTCCTGACTTTTAGCAGGTTAGCAACATGCTAACACTTGTCACTTGGCTTGTTTGGGCCACGTGGCATTTAAGTTGGAAACTTGGCAGTCGCATTGTCTTGTTGTCATGGCGATGCTCGTATCAATTAAGCGGGGGTGGGTGTCTGCCATGGGGACTTTTGTTAACGCTAAATcgtgtggttgtgtgcgtgtttttgtctttgtgtaaTGTTTTGTGTGTCGTATGCAAGTAGGCTTGTCACCATTATTTCTCTATTGTCTTACGAAACTTAGCAAAATGGACCTGATATTCTTTCCCGGACATGATAAATGTTaatttacatacacattttgtttgcatACGTCATCAACATTCACTTGCgctgcttcctttttttttctgtcagtcATCTTGCTTGCCGCTGTGCGACTTGGCCCTCACACGCTCGCATCCACACTAGTGAGTGGGACGACTTTTGAAAACGCTTGAGACGGTTCGCTTCAAATGTTTGCACGCGCATTGTCGCTTCATCAGCAACTTAACTCGCTGTGAAATGGGGCCTtgttaaattgtgtgtgtgttctagaATGTGTGGCAATCATGTGGCCTTTACATCACAGCACTTCATCACTCCCCGGTGCAAGTGTCACTTTAAAAAGTATttgtgattttgtgtgtgtctagAAGTTGGCAGTGCGGAGTTGCCCGGTGGGCGCAAGCAAGCCGCTGTCCCTCATCAAGCCCCCCAGCCAGGCCATCGCCATCTCTGTGTTGCCTGCCAAGGCTCCCGTCGTGATGACGGCACACCTCAACGGGCAGAAGGCGACTGTTTTGGAGCCGCCACAGACTGCGCCCGTCAACCTGCAGACGGGCGGCAGGGTGGCGCTTGGGGTCGGAGGTCACCCGCTGGGCACCAGGAGGGCCCTGGAGCTTACTCCGACGCAGGTAATCATGTCATCCAACTCCCGGCGTGTGTTGCTTGCATTCTCGCATCGAAGACGACAATGTGACATACAACTTGTAACGCAACATGTAACATATTTACAACAACTAATACATAAAATTTAACTTTTAACACGTGCAATGTATAACGCGTAACATATAACAGACATGTAACACCGCATTAAACATGCAAGATCTAATACCCAAAATATTACTTGTAAGTTAACTTAACACACAACAGGTTAAACACACGCAGCAAAACAGCTAACGTATGTAACAGAAAGTGCCATTCAACATGTCACTTGGAACAAAACGTAAGACGTTCCCATGTGGATTCACACGGAGAAGCGTTTGCATTTTCCACCTTGCCCGCAAGTTTTTCCAGCTTTTCCCACTGTGCGAGCCAGCCAGCGAGCGCAAGATTGATTGAGTGAACGGATGAGAGAATGATTGAATGAGTGCTGAGGAGcactgttgccatggaaactgCTCAGTCCTGCTGGTCGGGGGTCAGCACAGCCAAGTGGAGGAACAAAAACAGCTGCCGCTGCGTCGTCTTTTTCACCTTTTTCTTGTGCTACTTGACGCACACACGCTGACCTTATTGTTTCGGTCATTTGTGCAAAGGAGGTGCAGCGACCTCTGCAGGAGCAGCAGGCATAGTGTTACAAACACATAATAATGACTTTGGGGGAAAGAAacataaacaggaagtgagtggAGGACGCAGTTGGTACCCCCCTCACCCCACCCCAAGGTGCTCGACTTGGGAGAAAATAGGCGCAATTTGGAAAATAAAAGCTCTCATACTGCAAGAATTTCTATCACTGTGGTTGTCATGGGAACTGGCCTAGCCCCCccgtccccctccccctcctggCTAGTGGCTCTGCAGTACAACACAGCAgaaccacagaagaagaaggggGGGAGGGGCAGGGAATAGATTGGAAAAGTTACCTCGTTTGTTTGCTGAGTGTCACAGCGCAGCTTCTTTGTTGCAGAAAGTCAGGACACGGTAGCAGGTGTAACTCGACAACAGTAATTCATGCACAATATACTACtgtgcatgagtgtgtgcgtgcgtgctttcAAGTGCGATTttgaacagtgtgtgtgtgtgtgtgtgtgtgtgtgtgtgtgtgtgtgtgtgtgtgtgtgtgtgtgtgcgtgtgtgcgtgtgcgtgtgtgtgtgcgtgtgcgcgcatgtATGTGTGAGAGACGCCACTGATCTCCTGCTGGCACCCATGTGTGGTGTGATGTCATAATGTGTGTGCGGATGACatcatgattttgattttgtgtctGGCAGGTGTTGGGCTCGCTCAGCTCGGTTCCCATCAAGGTGCCTCAAGTCAGCTCACTGCATCGACTGGCTGGTCAGGCCGCCAGCGTGCTACCTCAGGTACTTGCCCACACTCACTCAATGACATGTCAACAAAGCTACTtaggacacaaacacacacacacactcaaatacATAGTCCCCTCTTtgacaattattaaattaacttaaagtgAATAATATTGAACATTTGGTTGCGAAAGTCTTAACATTTATTACCTGCATCAAGCCAGCAAGCCAAAACACATGGGCAACACAAACAAGGACTTCATCAGGGGGAAAAAGGTTGAAGGTGTTATACTGGCCAATCATTCACCGCCTCATGGAGAGAGACTGAAGGGGACTGGAGGGGAAAACAGTGAAGGCCTGGGAAAGCCTttcaaataaagtaaaaactgCAATTCTCAACTATTATCGATTATTCAGCTTTTGATCCAAAAAACCAATTGTCTTCAGCAtatgacaaaaagaaaagaactgaCCTTCCCATTCCAATACTCTTGGAGGGAACTGTACAGGAACACattgaccagaggtgggcacttccatcaatcggCAGTTTCCGTCAGTGATGATACGCACACGTACAGAGCAGGGTACATGTATTGTTGAGCTCTCTGTGAATTTGCGTGTGTTCAGGTTAGGCCAAAGACGCTGATTCCCGAAAGCCTTCCCCGCAGCCCGTGCCAGGAGCCCCCCCAGCCTCCACGATCGCGCATCACCTCCGTGCTCACCCACCCGGGACCCGGATCCACCCTGCCCACCCCCAACTGCACCCTCGGCCCTCGCCGGCAGCCTTACGACAGCGCCACCCCCCCGGCCCTCGCGCTCGCCGGGACCACCCCGGCCCTCGACTCGAGCGGCCCCGCCCAACACGCCTCTGGTGGGGTTGGGGCGGGAGCTGGGGTGGCCTACGCCATCATCGCCACCTCGCCGGCCAATGCCAACGGAGTGGCTGCCGTCAGCGAGGCTGTCAAGGTCAGACGCACACTCTGGTGTCGTTAAACTGCACACACGTTCACACGCGCCCTCAAACTCTCATGCCCTCTAACGGCTTGTTATCCTTTTAGCATGATGCTATTAGTATGACACACATTTAGACTCACTCACGCACTTTCTCAAACTCATAGCCACTCTTTCATACAGGGAAATGTTCAAACAATCAAAAGCACACACTATGTAcaaacactcactcactcacgaTTACTTCCTTCCACCCACACTCTTACTTTGTTGACCTCTTGGCCAGGTAGCCCTTGTTAAAGAGTTTGTGGTCTCAATACGTTTTTATCTGGTTAAGTAAAGGTATTATGATGCCCACTCATACACACTCACTCATGCAGCCACACAGTCACTCACTCTATTAGCATGACTGAACATGTGCGCGTGTTTCAGGTAATCATCATCCAACCTCAGGCGCCCAGCAGCAACGAAGGGGGGTCGCTCCCCCTCCCATCACAAGAGCCTGCGTCCACTCCCTCCTGCTCCCCCTCCCATAAGAACAATGATGAGGACccagaggtgtgtgtgtgtgtgtggggggggggggggggtgctctcttttgacaggaagtgCTTGGGATTCCTATGATAACATCACTGACGCTCTTTCCTCTTTCTCGCAGAAAATTTCCTTCATGGTCGCGCTGGGACTTGTCACCAACGAGCACCTGGAAGGTGACCCCGAcctccacacatacacacacatatcccAGGCCATTACTTATGTTAGACCAGTGTGTGTCTGCGTAGTACGGGTTTGTGTGACGtgtatttgttgacattttgctttgtgtttttgtagaAATCCAGTTGAAGAGGCAGGAGAGGAAAAGGCGAAGCACAGCTAACCCCGCCTACAGCAATCTCTTTGAACCAGAGGTACTTTTTAGTTTGGGattatcagaggtgggcatttcaTCAGTACTGCTGGGCATCCCGTTTGCTGACAGATGAcggaaaacttaaaaaaaaactgagcacTGACGAAAGTGGATTTTCATCCATCAGTGTAATCGTCACAAACCGGGTCAGTACCGACGATACCTTCTCAGCCAGACTCGTTTCCCCCCTACATGCTCCTCTGCCATTTTGTGGGTGAAGCGCAAAACACACCAGGGGATTGAGATTTCATTCCTCATGGTGCTACGACAAATACGAACAGGTGTGAATTATATAGATGCAAAATGAAATAAGAAagaaagggggcgggggggggaataaaataATAGAGGGAGGGGAAGAAATGCATGCCTGGCAAATGCCTGGTGCCAATTCAAACATTTAGACTGGCACACTACCAACAAGAGCTGAACAACAAGAACTGGTGGGAATGGGTTTCCATAGGAGTGTGGCCACTCGCCTGATATAAGACACAGAACAAATGTATCTGGTAATGTTGGATGACAGTGACAGACTGACGACGATGGACTGGCTGACAAAAACGCGGTTAAAATAACGTTGACGGACTGACGAGTACAGTTTGGTTCggcttggaaaaaaatgacggaCGATGACGGACAGGTGCCCAAGCCGCGACAATTGACAGACcagcaacattttgtaaattgcccacctcttgtgattattttggtagtgatgacatcatctaaATGAGACAGGACTCATGTGTGGCTTCTGTTTGTCCACAGCGCAAACGTCTGGCGTCGCATTACCTGAACAGCTCGCTCTTCCTGTCGGCACGAGGTAACACTAGCGCCGTGCAAAGCTAACGTGTCACATGCATGTGGAAAGGTGGTAATCGTCACAATAATCATAAACAGAGAATGTAGtaatgtgtgaatgctgaagagTTGCTGTAGAATGGAGCAAAATGTGAACAATTGGAGAAGTCACAAATACTCAATCAAAGCTCTCATGATGACAACTGTGGAAATCAATgcaatgaaatgttttcattctttcCAATTGGACTTTTCCATGGAAAATATAGAGTTGTGGGAAAAGTAGTAGCGAGGAGAATGTCCCAAAAAACAtagctgtgtttaaaaaatatatatatatatctttattaTGAGCATGGTTTGAATGAAATGATAAATATGGAAGTTTTAGACAGACAAAAAAGTGGcccaaaaatcatttaaaaaaacatttggtacTCTTCAGCATTGACCTCCTAAAAATAATTCCCTCAGTGTGTTTCATGAGCTTTGTGCAGCTAACGCTACTGCCTGCCTGCGCACGGCTTTGAACATGCCTGTGCTACCTTTTAACATGCGCTTGTGTGTGCTGTGCCTAACGTGTGCTCTGCTTCCATCCACATGCTAGACTCTGAGGAGTTCTGCTGGAAGGTAGGTCACGTGACATGACGCTGCTTCTCTCTCTCACGCCGCTCGCCCGCCCACCACTCTCTTGCCGCTCCACATGTGGTCATACAGACGTGTCTTTGTCATGGCTGGGCCACTCACAACCCTTTTCAAgactattgttaaaaaaaaaaagtatttgattcAGGCTAAGGAACAGGCGTAATGAGCAGAATTGTTTTCGcagtgtttgtgtatgacaaaGTGCTCACAGGAAGGAAATAGAACACCGTCAGAAAAGCTTATTTCCATCTTACACAAAAGcagtcattcatttattcatttgccATGTTCGTTTATTACCGATTGTTTTGACAATTTTCCAAGAGGAAGCGCTTTTAATAAGCAACAATATTTTTGTGGAAGgtgaaaaatgttatttaatatGTTTGatgtaaggagaaaaaaaaatcccaaagtaAAACTTGGTTTGAATAATGTTTCTGTCATTTGCTTTTTCTACAACTTAATTGGAATTAGACTTTTGGTGAAAAAATATGGTTAATTTTCTTTCATGGCCATATGGCCCCGCCTTAACGCGCAGGAGTAGGGCTGTGTACTTGCGGTTCGAAGAAGAGATGTGTTGTTTTCCAGCCAGCTGACATGCAAATGAGAGAGGCAAACAACAGAGGTTTGATACAGTGCCAAAAAGGGCTTCATAtagaacaggggtgggcaaactctgtcctcgagggccgagtcttgcaggttttggaggtttccctcttccaacacaagctgatgcTAATCAACAGGATCTTTATTGGGCTTATGCAAAGTTTGCTGACGAGCTGTTCATATGCCAGCTGTGttgaagggaaacatccaaaacctgcaggactgcaggccctcgaggaccaagtttgctCACCACTGATATAGAACATACTGCTGAAAAAGTTGATAAAGCCAGTTAGCTggataactaaattctcacatacACACGTGTCCAGTTATGGCTGAAGGAACCCACTTCCGTATTAACAGCTTGACAAAATCGTTTGCCTCCACACGACGCATGTGCATTCCCACATAGCTACGTCATACACATTGAgctttcttaaagggacagtacaTGCAACAATATTACAAGATTTCATTCTGATTTGAGTACAAAAAATGTGGATTCAATGCATCCTTTTCCACTCGAATCGCCACCGATTTGTGCATAGCCTTAATAACAAGTGAAGAAAACTTCGCCCTAACAAAAGCCCATTTGTCAAAAGGTAGAGACACTTCATCTGTTTTAGTGGGCCGCAAAAAATGGACCTGGCTGGCCGGATCTGGGCTCCCAGGTTACAAGTTGGATACATGCTCTGGCATCTTATCATGTTTGTGGCGTGTGGGCGCAGGATGAGGTGGAGCAGGACGAGCGATGCGCCGTGTGCCACCAGGAAGGTGAGCTGCAGCCATGTCACAACTGCCCGCGAGCCTTCCACCCAGACTGCCTCCAGCCGCCGCTCAAGACGCCGCCCAGGGGACCCTGGTACTGCTCCAAGTGCCACAAGAAGGTTAGCTtggcactttttaaattgaatttgaaatgaacAGAAGCTTTCTGATGTGATCAtcttgcgtgtgtgtttgcccTTGCAGGTGCTGAACAAGGAGAACATGTCGTGGCCTCACAACTTTGTGCAATCTTATGTCACGCACAAGACAGGTGGGTCCAAATCTGCGCCTGCCAAAACaaaccttccatccatccatccattttcttaacagcctatcccagctggaaCAAACCTTTTGTTCATTATTAGCACGACCTCCATCAAATCCCACCGCCAACACTCCTCCCTCAGCTTCAGGAGCTATCACAAGATCCCTTCTGTCTAATAGAAGCCTTTcccctcacttcaacatagtttcttggcaccaagatggctCCAAAACATTTCTTTGCAATTAGATAGGTATTTGGCCCCATCTAGTGGTATTTTAGTGGTGTTTTAGAAAGAGCACGAAAACAGTGGGTTGGATTTTCAGTGAACCCATGTCTTAAATTAACCTGGACCCAAAAAGCCGCCAACATAGTGAGAAATTAGGCCACCGGCGGCCATGTTGCGTTGCTACCTGCTAAtacattgattatttatttattgttattttattgttattgtctaTCACCATGGTGAAAATACCAGCATGTGTGGCTTAAGGTTGCACCACAAAGTCTGGAAAAAAGTGCTATATGCACATTTCATGCATAAGACTGCAATTATAAATGTTCTCTAATAAAGTATCTCTAAGTCCTACTGAAAGTTTTGTCTGCATCATGTCAGAACCGTCAACAATGATATTAAAGCAAAGcccatcaagaaaaaaaaaatgctgtgagATGTAAACTGAGCGATCGATGCAGCAGTGACGTTCATTGGTTTGCGAGGCTCTCATGCCTCCACACTGGGACTCTGGTGTAAAATACGCATGGTAACTGTTTTCAGGCAAAGCCCAATTGAAGTTGTCAGTAACAGTGGCAACACAAGGtggttatttttagattttgaacAGAGGCTGAGAAAAGGAAAAGCGAGTAGGATATAAAGCCAACAGCATTTCCTTTTACAGTAAAGGAGGCACAATTGAAATATGGACATAActattatgttattttatattCTGAAAATGATGCAgtattttttcttgaaattacaTGAAATTTGCCTAGTTACACTAGTTACACTATTACACTTGCctagtctttttttcccatttatacATGAAACATATTTTGTATAGGTCACGCAAAACGCAGAAAAAACTACATAGTGGAAAAACACGGTAGAAAATATGTTAGCACAGCTAATTTTGCAATGCAATAATAGGcaacaaaaatgtacagtatatacaataacaaATTGCTTCAAGTCACATGCAAGCAGGCAACCAAATCAAACACTGTAAAGGGCACCTCAATGTACCAACACAAGTTGGACAGGATGTTCTGAAGGCGACCCACCGTTCAATCAGATTTCTTTGTGTCTATTTCCAGTCCTGATTCTAAATATAACAAGCcttcttcttgttcttgtgACAGTGCGCCAAGAGGAGAAGCGGCGTCTGCTGCGGCGGAACGTGGAGCTGAAGAAAGAATGTGCTCACctggaggaggaagacgagcaGCTCAACAAGACACTTCAGGTAAAGCCTCATGACAACACTTGTGCAACTACACAACAGGGCACTCTTCCACTTGGCTGTCTCACGCGACAGGACAAAGGCAGCAAAAGGCAACACACGCCCGTTAGCACCCAACCCTAGCTGTGTAACATGCTAAAAGTAACCATGCTAACCC
Protein-coding sequences here:
- the phf21b gene encoding PHD finger protein 21B, which codes for MEVQGLQEALKVEIQCHQNPTLCKGLNELPNGQKLAVRSCPVGASKPLSLIKPPSQAIAISVLPAKAPVVMTAHLNGQKATVLEPPQTAPVNLQTGGRVALGVGGHPLGTRRALELTPTQVLGSLSSVPIKVPQVSSLHRLAGQAASVLPQVRPKTLIPESLPRSPCQEPPQPPRSRITSVLTHPGPGSTLPTPNCTLGPRRQPYDSATPPALALAGTTPALDSSGPAQHASGGVGAGAGVAYAIIATSPANANGVAAVSEAVKVIIIQPQAPSSNEGGSLPLPSQEPASTPSCSPSHKNNDEDPEKISFMVALGLVTNEHLEEIQLKRQERKRRSTANPAYSNLFEPERKRLASHYLNSSLFLSARDSEEFCWKDEVEQDERCAVCHQEGELQPCHNCPRAFHPDCLQPPLKTPPRGPWYCSKCHKKVLNKENMSWPHNFVQSYVTHKTVRQEEKRRLLRRNVELKKECAHLEEEDEQLNKTLQCCLDRRDRLAARQQDTLASLERLKALIRLIQVTVTTAGPAAASCSPPSPSWVKSSLAASPVRTSPDDN